CCGGGCGAGCGCGTCGTCGACGACGGCGTGGCCAACGAACTGGGTGCCACCGAGCACGAGGATCCTCATGCCAGCACCGTCGCACGTCGACGATCTGCGGCTGGGTGCGTACGCGGACAGCGGAGAGACGCACCCAGGCGACGACCTCGTGCCTCCTGGGATGCGGGTGGACGATTGGGTCTGATCCCAACGCGTCTGCACTTCGACGGGCAGCTCAAATCGCCCACCAACCTCTGGCCAGCGCATATTGCTGCCGGATGTCACGCCCGAGGACCCGCCCTGTCGCGGCACGTGTTCGCGGCTGGCTGTCGCAACCGTGGAATAGTCCTTGTCATGGGCGAGCAGTCGGAGCCGCACGACAGCGGACTCTGGAGGATCGCGGTCTGGTCTCTGCGATTGGGATACGTCGCTCTGGCCGTTGCCTTCGCGGGCCTCATCCTGGTGTGGGTGGGCTCCACGCCCTGGATCTTGACGGTCGGGGAGATCCTCTGGCTCGCAGCCGCCGGTGTCACTGTGGTGGCGTACCTCTGGTCCCGGCTCGAACTACCGGAGCCACGACCCGGGTACCGGTCGATGCTTACCAAGCTGATTAGTGACACCGTTCATGCTCGGTCGTCGGCCGTGGGGACGTAACGGCGATTCCCTCGACGAGGCGAGCGCGATCGGCACTTGGAGGGCTTGTTCGCACTCAACAGCGCCGATTAGTGGCTCTTGTGACTCATCCGACTCGCTTTCCGCACATCCCGAGCCCTATTTCTGCGCCCAGCCTTCAGTGTCCTCGACTGCTTGCAGGGACAGCGCCTCGAGTTCGGTGAGCAGGCGACGTAGCCGCCGGTTGTTGTCGAGCCAGGGCCGGAGGTGTTCCGCCTGTTCAGGGGTCAGCGTGCGGGTGATGGTCCTGTTGTCGACCTTGCGGGTCCACGTCGGATAGGGGCCATGTAGCTGCGGCGGCTGCGTCCGGCATCGGCAGGCGGGGTTGCCGCACCGGGTGAAACGGTCGGTGATGCTGCCGGGCAGGATCCAGCCGAT
This Actinomycetes bacterium DNA region includes the following protein-coding sequences:
- a CDS encoding DUF6788 family protein, whose protein sequence is MLMATPRQRERVLRQRAALVEEISRIGWILPGSITDRFTRCGNPACRCRTQPPQLHGPYPTWTRKVDNRTITRTLTPEQAEHLRPWLDNNRRLRRLLTELEALSLQAVEDTEGWAQK